From the genome of Polyangiaceae bacterium, one region includes:
- a CDS encoding microviridin/marinostatin family tricyclic proteinase inhibitor, whose protein sequence is MSNKIAESEAGAAPFFANLLSSQKDPAQLAGGGGSKPAPTYHCLDSECTKKYPSDDDESTTWFGDADW, encoded by the coding sequence ATGTCCAACAAAATTGCCGAATCCGAAGCGGGCGCCGCGCCCTTTTTCGCCAATCTGCTCAGCTCGCAAAAGGATCCCGCGCAACTCGCCGGAGGCGGCGGTTCCAAGCCGGCTCCCACGTATCATTGCTTGGACAGCGAATGCACCAAGAAGTATCCGAGCGACGATGACGAGTCGACGACGTGGTTCGGCGACGCCGATTGGTGA
- a CDS encoding ABC transporter ATP-binding protein — MTASRGANENGLRARLARGAKAVGMAWRSSPSIAGAWIGAIGITAVMPIAIVWVGKAIVDSVVARDAKRAIAWVVAELLLVASMAAAQRGAALLRSLLGVRLGLTVNFEILQKTATLTLSHFQNPEFYDQLTRARREATHRPLSVAAELLALCSALATLVGFSALLFRFHPLAVILLALAAFPAALVELRFSRAAFDLRNKRVTDARLLSYLEFVLASDEHAKEVMMLGLSPTLLGRYRDVSEKLWREERGLSVRRVFWGMLLSQIGTVVFYGCYAFIVIQAALGKLGLGDMTMYALAFRQGQSTFLAILLSLGALYEHDLYMSNLLQFMAIPAPDSKLLTNSEKDRDERGIRFEDVGFRYPDQETFALRHIDLWIPAGQSFALVGHNGAGKSTFIKLLSGLYEPTEGRILLDGRDIRGIARDELRKRLSVVFQDFNQYQLTARENIAFGSVAHIDDDERIRDAVSRGGATTIVDNLPGALDTQLGRWFTGGVELSGGQWQRLALARAFMRKEADVLVLDEPTAALDIDAEAEVFERVRNLSDGKTLLLISHRFANVRMADRIVVLDKQGIREDGTHAELMEKGGMYAEMFRKQAKGYV, encoded by the coding sequence ATGACGGCTTCACGTGGTGCAAACGAAAACGGCCTTCGTGCTCGGTTGGCTCGTGGCGCCAAAGCCGTCGGTATGGCTTGGCGCAGCTCGCCGAGCATTGCAGGTGCGTGGATCGGTGCAATCGGTATCACCGCCGTGATGCCGATTGCAATCGTTTGGGTTGGCAAGGCAATCGTCGATAGCGTCGTCGCGCGTGATGCAAAGCGGGCGATTGCGTGGGTCGTGGCGGAATTGCTCCTCGTGGCGTCCATGGCGGCGGCCCAGCGAGGGGCAGCTCTTTTGCGTTCATTGCTGGGTGTGCGCCTCGGGTTGACCGTCAATTTCGAGATACTGCAAAAAACCGCGACGCTCACGCTGTCCCACTTCCAAAATCCCGAGTTTTATGATCAATTGACAAGGGCGCGGCGTGAAGCCACACATCGCCCCCTGTCGGTTGCGGCCGAGCTTTTGGCGCTGTGCTCCGCCCTCGCGACGCTCGTGGGTTTTTCCGCACTGCTTTTTCGGTTTCATCCATTGGCCGTTATTTTGCTGGCACTGGCTGCATTTCCCGCTGCACTGGTCGAATTGCGGTTTTCTCGCGCAGCATTCGATTTGCGCAACAAGCGAGTGACCGATGCGCGTTTGCTCTCGTATCTCGAATTCGTCCTGGCGAGCGACGAGCACGCAAAAGAGGTCATGATGCTCGGGTTGTCGCCCACGCTGCTGGGACGTTATCGTGACGTGAGCGAAAAATTATGGCGTGAAGAACGTGGTCTTTCGGTGCGGCGCGTCTTTTGGGGCATGCTTCTTTCGCAAATCGGAACGGTCGTGTTTTATGGCTGTTATGCGTTCATCGTGATTCAAGCGGCGCTGGGAAAACTGGGGCTTGGCGACATGACGATGTACGCCCTTGCGTTCAGGCAAGGCCAATCCACGTTTTTGGCCATTTTGTTATCGCTGGGAGCACTCTACGAACATGATTTGTACATGTCGAATCTGCTGCAATTCATGGCAATTCCCGCGCCTGATTCGAAGCTGTTGACGAACTCCGAAAAAGACCGAGACGAGCGCGGAATTCGCTTCGAGGACGTTGGTTTTCGATATCCCGACCAAGAAACGTTCGCGCTGCGTCACATCGACTTGTGGATTCCTGCGGGCCAGAGTTTTGCGCTCGTCGGGCACAACGGCGCGGGAAAGTCGACGTTCATCAAACTTCTTTCAGGATTGTACGAGCCAACCGAGGGACGAATCTTGCTCGATGGTCGCGATATTCGTGGTATCGCCCGAGACGAGCTACGAAAACGCCTCTCCGTGGTGTTTCAGGATTTCAATCAATACCAACTGACGGCACGAGAAAACATCGCTTTTGGTAGCGTAGCGCATATCGATGACGACGAGCGCATCCGCGATGCGGTTTCTCGTGGCGGAGCGACGACGATCGTCGACAATTTGCCTGGGGCTTTGGATACGCAGCTCGGCCGGTGGTTCACGGGCGGCGTCGAGCTATCGGGCGGGCAATGGCAACGATTGGCGCTTGCGCGCGCATTCATGCGCAAAGAAGCGGATGTCTTGGTGCTCGACGAACCCACGGCGGCACTCGATATCGACGCGGAAGCCGAGGTGTTCGAACGCGTGCGGAATTTGTCCGATGGAAAAACGCTGCTATTGATTTCGCACCGTTTCGCGAACGTGCGTATGGCCGATCGTATCGTCGTCCTTGACAAACAGGGCATTCGCGAGGACGGGACGCATGCCGAGCTGATGGAGAAGGGCGGCATGTATGCAGAAATGTTCAGGAAACAGGCGAAGGGGTACGTTTAG
- a CDS encoding sigma-54-dependent Fis family transcriptional regulator, whose amino-acid sequence MNGPHFTSGRWRVSQTRRKIEALICESALCPKDAEPEALDLGGAVTLIADPTMLRVYEILQNLARSMLPVTITGDTGTGKEHAARAVHYFSVRRDAPFVAINCAAIPDSLLESELFGYLRGAFSGATNDKIGRFEVAHGGTIFLDEVGELSKMAQAKLLRVLEDGLICPVGGVRERKVDCRVVAATNQDLEADVRAGRFRQDLYFRLAAAVVPLPRLTERPMDIPILASHFLRQACRASSRAVPTITDSTLAILTKYSFPGNVRELRNLMGYVAATATEGRIEPRHLPAHVQSSHHDAMVEPIAAANQSTTEPPGFRPLADEIEALEARRMREALAYTRGNQRRAAELLGVPLRTFVTKIKRYGLHSE is encoded by the coding sequence ATGAATGGACCGCATTTTACGTCAGGGCGATGGCGCGTGTCTCAGACGCGGAGGAAAATCGAGGCGTTGATCTGCGAAAGCGCATTGTGCCCGAAAGATGCAGAGCCTGAAGCATTGGACTTGGGTGGCGCCGTCACGCTCATTGCCGATCCCACCATGCTTCGGGTGTACGAAATTTTACAAAACCTGGCCCGTTCCATGCTGCCAGTCACCATCACGGGGGACACCGGTACGGGCAAAGAACACGCGGCGCGCGCCGTGCACTACTTTTCGGTTCGTCGCGACGCACCATTCGTGGCGATCAACTGTGCGGCCATTCCGGACAGCCTTCTCGAGAGCGAGCTTTTTGGCTATTTGCGTGGTGCATTTTCCGGCGCGACGAACGACAAGATAGGGCGTTTCGAGGTTGCGCATGGCGGTACGATATTCTTGGACGAAGTGGGCGAATTATCGAAAATGGCTCAAGCCAAGCTGCTGCGCGTGCTGGAAGATGGTTTGATTTGTCCCGTCGGCGGCGTGCGTGAACGAAAAGTGGATTGTCGCGTCGTCGCCGCCACGAATCAGGACCTCGAGGCCGATGTGCGCGCAGGTCGCTTTCGACAAGATCTTTACTTTCGTCTCGCAGCAGCGGTGGTCCCGCTCCCACGATTGACCGAACGCCCGATGGACATTCCCATTTTGGCAAGCCATTTCTTGCGCCAGGCGTGTCGAGCGTCGAGTCGTGCGGTGCCAACGATAACGGACAGTACACTTGCCATTCTCACGAAATATTCCTTTCCGGGGAACGTGCGAGAGTTGCGCAATTTGATGGGATATGTCGCAGCCACGGCGACGGAAGGTCGCATCGAGCCGCGGCACCTGCCGGCTCATGTACAATCGAGCCATCACGACGCAATGGTCGAACCTATTGCGGCAGCGAATCAATCCACGACCGAGCCTCCAGGGTTTCGACCGCTTGCCGACGAAATCGAAGCGCTCGAAGCGCGCCGTATGCGCGAGGCGCTGGCGTATACGCGCGGCAATCAACGTCGCGCGGCCGAGCTGCTCGGCGTACCACTACGTACTTTCGTTACAAAGATCAAGCGATATGGTTTGCACTCCGAATGA
- a CDS encoding MvdD family ATP-grasp ribosomal peptide maturase, which translates to MSKKVLLVTYTGDITGMIPELTRRLESRGAEVMRFDNDVFPTEAQIVLSQHSSGEGLRFRYKGREMRVGPEDAIWYRRGRTAEKLPQMERQMRHGAMLESKALLYGALAAAPCFVLDPPHVVRSNEHKPRQLHLARELGLEIPRSVMTNDPQEAREFIESCPNGAVAKMLSAFPVFDENGNEQVVFTTLITKEHLGKLDGLRYSPMVFQERIRKKLELRITVIGTRMFTACVDSENTAGADIDWRERGVTLLQSWKEYTLPSDIETKIGKYMERIGMQYSAVDVIVDPDGRHVFLEANPAGECFWMQYNSPNFPLSDALADVLLGEPGARRAHRA; encoded by the coding sequence ATGAGCAAGAAGGTGCTACTCGTCACGTACACCGGGGATATCACGGGCATGATCCCCGAGTTGACGCGCAGGCTGGAATCGCGCGGCGCGGAAGTGATGCGTTTCGACAATGATGTCTTCCCGACCGAAGCGCAAATCGTTCTGTCGCAACATTCGTCCGGAGAAGGATTGCGCTTCCGGTACAAGGGGCGCGAGATGCGCGTGGGGCCCGAAGATGCCATTTGGTATCGTCGCGGGCGAACGGCGGAAAAGCTGCCGCAGATGGAGCGGCAAATGCGTCATGGCGCGATGCTCGAATCCAAAGCGCTCCTGTATGGCGCGCTCGCCGCGGCCCCGTGTTTCGTGCTCGATCCGCCGCATGTCGTACGCAGCAATGAACACAAACCGAGGCAACTGCACCTTGCTCGAGAATTGGGGCTCGAAATTCCGCGATCGGTCATGACGAACGATCCGCAAGAAGCGCGCGAATTCATCGAATCGTGCCCAAATGGTGCCGTCGCCAAAATGCTCTCTGCGTTTCCCGTATTCGACGAAAATGGCAATGAACAAGTGGTGTTCACCACGCTCATCACGAAAGAGCACCTGGGCAAGCTCGATGGCCTGCGTTATTCCCCCATGGTTTTTCAGGAACGCATCCGCAAGAAGCTCGAGCTGCGCATCACCGTCATCGGAACGCGCATGTTCACAGCCTGCGTCGATTCCGAAAATACGGCCGGAGCCGATATCGATTGGAGAGAGCGAGGCGTGACGCTGCTGCAATCATGGAAGGAATACACGCTTCCGTCGGATATCGAGACCAAAATCGGCAAATACATGGAGCGTATAGGCATGCAATACAGCGCCGTCGACGTGATTGTCGATCCGGACGGGCGGCATGTTTTCTTGGAAGCAAATCCGGCCGGCGAATGCTTCTGGATGCAATACAATTCGCCGAACTTCCCGCTGTCGGATGCGCTGGCGGACGTGCTGCTCGGTGAACCTGGTGCACGTCGAGCACATCGCGCATGA
- a CDS encoding MvdC family ATP-grasp ribosomal peptide maturase has translation MKQDVCVLLVTHRQEPFCTDRVAGALLQRGARVIRLNTDDFPTGLDLRAELGNPAGNRLLLNGEELEVDAVWLWRLWPPRLDERLSVQHREVATRESMTALRGLLDLLSGVPWIDPIDVNRCAENKTRQLAIAQSVGLEIPPTLITADPAAAARFYDEHAGDVVTKLQNSLGYSMKGGGGFPTRRLSRADLGSLESLRQCPMMFQRFVPKAKELRIAWVNGMAFVGALAGAACGVDWRYDAKDAPWETLALPEHVHTRLSALMNRLALRQGAIDLILTPSGDYVFLEVNPHGEWGMLEKDLGLPIGEAIAEALLRLARQSDSEPAKMMQKDVEGSV, from the coding sequence ATGAAACAAGACGTTTGCGTGCTGCTCGTCACGCATCGGCAAGAGCCGTTCTGCACCGATCGGGTCGCGGGGGCCCTTTTACAACGAGGCGCACGCGTGATTCGTTTGAATACGGACGACTTTCCGACGGGACTCGATCTTCGTGCAGAATTGGGAAATCCCGCCGGTAATCGATTGCTCCTGAACGGCGAAGAGCTCGAAGTGGACGCGGTGTGGTTGTGGCGACTGTGGCCGCCGCGCTTGGACGAAAGGTTATCGGTTCAGCATCGCGAAGTGGCGACGCGCGAATCCATGACGGCATTACGCGGGCTCTTGGATTTGCTCTCCGGCGTGCCGTGGATCGATCCCATCGATGTGAATCGGTGTGCCGAAAACAAAACGCGACAGCTTGCGATTGCGCAATCGGTGGGACTTGAAATTCCCCCGACGCTCATTACGGCCGATCCTGCGGCGGCAGCGCGATTCTATGATGAACATGCCGGTGATGTCGTGACGAAGTTGCAGAATTCTCTTGGGTATTCGATGAAGGGTGGGGGAGGCTTTCCAACGCGACGACTCTCTCGCGCCGATTTGGGCTCGCTGGAAAGTCTCCGGCAATGTCCGATGATGTTTCAACGATTCGTGCCAAAAGCCAAGGAATTGCGCATTGCTTGGGTCAATGGTATGGCTTTCGTGGGGGCGCTCGCTGGGGCCGCGTGTGGCGTCGATTGGCGTTACGATGCCAAGGACGCACCATGGGAGACGCTCGCATTGCCCGAGCACGTGCATACGCGACTTTCGGCGCTCATGAATCGCCTTGCTTTGCGGCAAGGAGCGATTGACCTCATTCTAACACCGAGCGGCGATTACGTTTTTTTGGAGGTCAATCCACATGGCGAATGGGGCATGCTGGAAAAAGATTTGGGCTTGCCGATTGGCGAAGCCATTGCGGAGGCGCTTCTCCGTTTGGCGCGCCAATCGGATAGCGAGCCGGCGAAAATGATGCAAAAAGACGTGGAAGGGAGCGTTTGA